In Apium graveolens cultivar Ventura chromosome 10, ASM990537v1, whole genome shotgun sequence, the following are encoded in one genomic region:
- the LOC141691860 gene encoding uncharacterized protein LOC141691860 — translation MEAYIDDMLVKSKEARDHVRHLAEMFQILREYRMKLNPQKCVFGVESGKFLGFIVNHRGIEANPAKIQALLEMRSPRRVKDVQSLTGRVAALNRFVSKSSDKCQEFFKAIKGVGRNFKWTEECEEAFQNIKKHLSSPPMLTNPKAGETLILYLAVSDFAISAVLVREEDGVQLPVDYKPRTAIKGQALADFVLEFPPHQEVEPGALVVIPSTEEVGLERQNSAPWWSLYVDGASNGDGAGAGIELISPEAHKIRHATHLAFHATNNDAEYEALINGLKLALEMKVENLNVFSDSMIVVYQVNGGYQAKGPRTELYLKCAQRIIARFNEVRLELIPRGQNEGADELAKLGSRRESTLLGTVPLDIQRQPSVPEHEVGSLNNELGPTWMTSILAYIREGSLPDEKNEARRIKYKAARYVIYDEILYRRGFSVPLLKYIHGEECNYILREVHEAMVPVEVGAGSFRRDNYDSEANEVNHRLYLDMIEETREEAQIRIAVYQQRTARHYNSKVRARSFKVGDLVLRRVMPNTKVIKKNQLAL, via the exons ATGGAGGCCTATATAGACGACATGCTGGTGAAATCGAAAGAAGCGAGGGATCATGTCCGCCACCTGGCAGAAATGTTCCAGATCCTAAGGGAGTACAGAATGAAACTCAACCCCCAGAAATGCGTGTTTGGGGTTGAATCGGGgaagtttttgggatttattgtcaACCATAGAGGCATTGAGGCCAACCCAGCCAAGATACAAGCACTACTCGAGATGAGATCCCCTCGACGGGTGAAGGATGTTCAAAGCTTAACAGGACGAGTGGCTGCCTTAAACCGCTTCGTCTCAAAATCCTCCGATAAATGCCAAGAGTTCTTCAAAGCAATCAAAGGAGTGGGGAGGAACTTTAAGTGGACCGAAGAATGTGAGGAAGCCTTTCAGAACATAAAGAAGCATCTCAGTAGCCCTCCCATGTTGACCAACCCAAAAGCAGGAGAAACTTTGATCCTATACTTGGCCGTCTCCGACTTTGCAATAAGTGCAGTATTAGTCCGAGAGGAGGATGGTGTCCAGCTCCCg gtggattataagccaagGACTGCGATCAAAGGCCAAGCCCTGGCCGATTTTGTGCTAGAATTTCCCCCACATCAAGAAGTGGAGCCGGGAGCCCTTGTTGTTATACCTAGCACAGAAGAAGTTGGACTGGAGAGACAGAATAGTGCCCCATGGTGGAGCCTATATGTGGATGGTGCCTCTAACGGTGATGGAGCAGGAGCTGGAATCGAGCTAATCAGCCCAGAGGCTCACAAAATCAGACATGCGACCCATCTGGCCTTTCATGCAACCAACAATGATGCCGAGTATGAGGCCCTGATCAACGGTCTCAAGCTAGCTTTGGAAATGAAGGTCGAGAATTTGAATGTGTTTAGTGACTCCATGATTGTGGTCTATCAGGTAAATGGGGGGTATCAAGCTAAGGGGCCGAGAACAGAGCTTTACCTGAAGTGCGCACAGAGGATAATCGCAAGATTCAATGAGGTGAGGCTGGAACTAATCCCGCGTGGGCAGAATGAAGGCGCGGACGAGCTAGCTAAGCTCGGTTCACGCCGCGAGAGCACTTTGCTAGGGACCGTGCCCCTTGATATACAGAGGCAACCTAGTGTGCCCGAGCACGAGGTGGGCAGCCTCAATAATGAGCTCGGCCCCACGTGGATGACATCTATTCTAGCATACATAAGAGAAGGTTCACTTCCGGATGAAAAGAACGAGGCAAGGAGAATAAAATACAAAGCAGCCCGCTATGTGATATACGACGAGATTCTATACAGAAGGGGGTTCAGTGTTCCTCTTCTGAAATACATACATGGGGAGGAATGCAACTACATCCTAAGGGAAGTACACGAGG CTATGGTGCCCGTTGAAGTGGGAGCAGGATCTTTTCGAAGGGACAACTATGACTCAGAGGCAAACGAGGTCAATCATCGGCTCTATTTGGATATGATCGAAGAAACTCGAGAAGAGGCTCAGATCAGGATTGCGGTATATCAGCAGAGGACAGCTAGGCATTACAATAGTAAGGTTCGAGCCCGATCTTTCAAGGTGGGAGATTTAGTTCTGCGCCGGGTCATGCCAAATACCAAGGTG ATAAAAAAAAACCAGCTAGCACTGTAA
- the LOC141691861 gene encoding uncharacterized protein LOC141691861 has product MRIKLGFAQCFSVDRVGHSGGLAIFWRNNVNCEVTSYSRNHVNVNFSNNETAAWSLSYFYGFLESQNRKNSWDLLRRLAELTRLPWMVIGDFNDLLAPEDKWGGVPHARSLMAGFQEVVDDSLLSEIDLQGGKFTWENSRGTADWVKERLDRSFATKEWLHMFPLCKLYVIQLQDPNFRKETTDFWLALPPSHILPKLISVSNFMARWGRDFFHNDGVKLYFEEKDRLNELLLHEELYWKQMAKVFWLTEGDANTKFFHASASTRRKTNHIPNLLNDEGIRVQDGDAMCNIVKNYFLDIFRGDQLLVAGLSFAEFTIAVKEMHPGKDSGPDGLNPAFFQNLWPILGKEVFICCRDWLRDNSFSANLNDTNVVLIPKKENACCMKDIRTIALFNILYKILSKVLANRLKRILPQIISGNQAAFVPGRNINDNVLIAFELIHCYRENFV; this is encoded by the exons ATGCGTATTAAGCTTGGCTTTGCTCAGTGTTTTTCTGTAGATAGAGTTGGTCACAGTGGTGGCTTAGCAATTTTTTGGAGGAATAATGTCAATTGTGAGGTTACGAGTTATTCTCGAAACCATGTTAATGTCAACTTTTCCAATAATGAGACTGCTGCTTGGTCGTTATCCTATTTTTATGGCTTTCTAGAGAGTCAGAATAGGAAGAACTCGTGGGACCTTCTTCGTAGATTAGCTGAGTTAACTCGGTTACCTTGGATGGTTATTGGTGATTTTAATGATCTTTTAGCTCCTGAGGATAAGTGGGGTGGTGTTCCCCATGCTCGTTCTCTTATGGCTGGTTTTCAAGAGGTTGTCGATGATTCTCTCTTGTCTGAAATTGATTTGCAGGGTGGCAAATTCACTTGGGAGAACTCTCGTGGTACTGCTGATTGGGTGAAAGAGAGGCTGGATAGGAGTTTTGCTACGAAGGAATGGCTTCACATGTTTCCGTTATGTAAGCTCTATGTCATTCAG TTGCAAGATCCGAACTTTCGGAAGGAAACCACAGATTTTTGGCTTGCTCTTCCTCCTTCGCATATTCTCCCAAAGCTCATCTCTGTTTCTAATTTTATGGCACGATGGGGCAGGGATTTCTTCCACAA TGATGGAGTTAAACTCTATTTTGAGGAGAAAGACAGGTTGAATGAACTTCTTTTGCACGAAGAGTTGTATTGGAAGCAAATGGCCAAGGTTTTTTGGCTTACAGAGGGAGATGCTAATACTAAGTTTTTTCATGCGTCTGCGTCTACTCGGAGGAAGACAAATCATATCCCGAATCTGTTAAATGATGAGGGGATTAGAGTTCAGGATGGTGACGCTATGTGTAACATAGTTAAGAACTACTTTTTGGACATATTTCGCGGCGATCAA TTGCTGGTGGCAGGCCTTTCTTTCGCCGAGTTCACTATAGCAGTCAAGGAAATGCACCCGGGCAAAGATAGTGGCCCGGATGGACTCAACCCCGCGTTTTTTCAGAATTTATGGCCGATCCTAGGGAAAGAAGTGTTTATTTGCTGTAGAGATTGGCTTCGTGATAATTCTTTCTCGGCTAATTTGAATGATACGAATGTTGTGCTTATTCCTAAAAAGGAGAATGCGTGTTGCATGAAGGATATTCGCACAATAGCTTTGTTCAATATTTTGTACAAAATTTTATCCAAAGTTTTAGCAAACCGGTTAAAACGTATTCTTCCTCAAATCATCTCTGGAAACCAAGCTGCTTTTGTGCCCGGGAGGAATATTAACGATAATGTTCTTATAGCTTTTGAGCTTATACactgttatagggagaatttcgtataa